From the Candidatus Cloacimonadota bacterium genome, one window contains:
- a CDS encoding biopolymer transporter ExbD translates to MAKLKRQRNRDVAIPNGSMSDIAFLLLLFFMVSTVFVQEKKFWVERDRWPIAESIERIPRNHTSTIYVMRDETILIDDIPTRIESSEDVFVSSTLIRKKADDPELVVCFRTDRDTKYGVMSDVMRQLQQAQTLVVAFEAQQRQN, encoded by the coding sequence ATGGCGAAATTGAAAAGACAAAGAAATCGCGACGTCGCCATTCCCAATGGCTCGATGTCTGATATCGCGTTTTTGCTGTTGCTCTTCTTCATGGTCAGCACGGTGTTCGTTCAGGAGAAGAAATTCTGGGTGGAACGCGATCGCTGGCCAATTGCTGAAAGCATCGAACGCATTCCGCGTAATCATACTTCTACCATCTACGTGATGAGGGATGAGACTATTCTTATCGACGATATTCCCACTCGTATAGAGAGTTCAGAAGACGTGTTCGTGTCTTCCACTCTGATTAGAAAAAAAGCCGATGATCCCGAATTGGTGGTTTGTTTTAGAACCGATCGGGATACTAAATATGGAGTAATGTCCGATGTTATGCGCCAGCTCCAGCAGGCTCAAACTCTGGTAGTGGCCTTTGAAGCCCAACAACGGCAGAATTAG
- a CDS encoding MotA/TolQ/ExbB proton channel family protein translates to MRKFSYIVLLITLVSVLIPGMAFAQEAVEETAAAASSSGMESFAELVFGSGMVKWFKDGGWAMWPILIVALYGIAYVVWKFIALIYGKVNLNSFLNKILPLVKDKKYKEAAEIAKGTRGPVAAIIYAGLLKADGGIDAVEKAIENAAMIEMSYLEKGFLELSTAITLAPMLGFLGTVSGMISAFDAIAAARAVDATIVASGIKIALITTQAGLIVAIPVQFFNNIFVTMVDGMVIDMQKATEKVVEAML, encoded by the coding sequence ATGAGAAAATTCTCGTACATAGTGCTGCTGATCACTCTGGTAAGTGTGTTGATCCCTGGCATGGCTTTTGCCCAGGAAGCAGTTGAGGAAACAGCCGCGGCTGCGAGCAGCAGTGGTATGGAGAGCTTTGCTGAATTGGTATTTGGCAGTGGCATGGTAAAATGGTTTAAAGATGGCGGATGGGCGATGTGGCCTATTCTCATCGTAGCTCTATATGGTATTGCCTATGTTGTTTGGAAATTCATCGCTTTGATCTATGGCAAGGTAAACCTTAATTCTTTCTTGAACAAAATTCTTCCTCTTGTGAAAGATAAGAAGTACAAAGAAGCAGCCGAGATTGCCAAAGGCACCCGCGGTCCCGTGGCAGCAATCATTTATGCCGGTCTCTTGAAAGCAGACGGTGGTATTGATGCAGTAGAGAAAGCCATCGAGAATGCCGCTATGATTGAGATGAGCTACTTGGAAAAAGGATTTCTGGAGCTTTCAACCGCCATTACTCTGGCCCCCATGTTGGGTTTCTTGGGTACAGTGTCTGGTATGATCAGTGCCTTCGATGCTATCGCAGCCGCACGTGCGGTGGACGCTACAATCGTGGCCAGTGGTATCAAGATTGCTCTTATCACTACCCAAGCTGGTCTGATCGTCGCTATTCCCGTGCAGTTTTTCAACAACATCTTTGTAACAATGGTAGATGGAATGGTTATCGATATGCAAAAAGCAACTGAGAAAGTTGTGGAAGCAATGCTGTAA
- a CDS encoding energy transducer TonB produces the protein MKQQYTDWKDVANSQFSKAFALSVTLLLFAMMVTPKIEVRKQVFKTQQMELVDIPMEEREKIEPPETEVHIDIPLVISDVLGTEEIDMEAYESAIAQIGNFTTTTATSLTQVDERPANFVPYDDPPVVIGSINPVYPEFAKRNGVQGTVVLEVEVLKDGSIRNIHVKRSVPGGLDEAAIEAVRRVRFQPGKSSGQPVDVLLIIPVEFKLN, from the coding sequence ATGAAACAACAATATACCGATTGGAAAGACGTAGCAAACAGCCAGTTCAGTAAAGCGTTTGCTCTTTCCGTAACATTGTTGCTCTTTGCGATGATGGTTACTCCAAAGATTGAAGTGCGCAAACAGGTCTTCAAGACTCAGCAAATGGAGCTTGTGGATATACCAATGGAAGAACGAGAGAAGATTGAGCCTCCGGAAACTGAGGTTCATATCGATATCCCACTGGTGATCAGCGACGTGCTGGGAACAGAAGAAATTGATATGGAAGCCTATGAGTCTGCCATCGCACAGATCGGCAATTTTACCACAACTACAGCTACCAGCCTTACTCAGGTTGACGAACGTCCTGCCAACTTTGTGCCATATGATGATCCTCCGGTTGTGATCGGAAGCATCAACCCGGTTTATCCGGAGTTTGCCAAACGTAACGGGGTTCAAGGTACTGTAGTATTGGAAGTGGAAGTGCTAAAAGACGGCTCTATCCGCAATATACACGTGAAACGTTCAGTACCGGGCGGCTTGGACGAAGCTGCCATTGAAGCTGTACGTAGAGTAAGATTTCAACCCGGAAAGAGTAGTGGCCAGCCGGTCGATGTGCTGCTCATTATTCCGGTTGAATTTAAGCTTAATTAA
- a CDS encoding biopolymer transporter ExbD, with translation MKIGRKRKSKAEIPTSSMSDIAFLLIIFFMATTKFDVKEGIKIVLPQAAEEGTEQAQTLTLTEKEMTRLQITEDGRIAVNNEAPRVYESGELDALIQQKARINQQMIFKVITDREATYENMIRVVDRLKAAKIEKISLSTN, from the coding sequence ATGAAAATAGGACGAAAAAGGAAGAGCAAAGCCGAGATCCCGACATCGTCGATGTCCGACATTGCATTCCTCTTGATCATCTTTTTCATGGCAACTACCAAGTTTGACGTGAAAGAAGGGATTAAGATAGTCCTTCCTCAAGCGGCGGAAGAGGGAACTGAGCAAGCTCAGACCCTTACTCTTACAGAAAAAGAGATGACCCGTTTGCAGATTACTGAAGATGGAAGAATTGCTGTAAACAACGAAGCTCCCCGCGTGTATGAGAGCGGTGAGCTGGATGCCCTGATTCAGCAAAAAGCAAGGATAAACCAACAGATGATCTTCAAGGTTATCACCGATCGTGAGGCCACGTACGAAAACATGATTCGCGTGGTTGACCGCCTGAAAGCGGCAAAGATCGAGAAGATCTCGCTATCAACAAACTAG